The following are encoded in a window of Scleropages formosus chromosome 7, fSclFor1.1, whole genome shotgun sequence genomic DNA:
- the LOC108942043 gene encoding proprotein convertase subtilisin/kexin type 6-like isoform X2, protein MLLPVMLFFVTFTVCESFPSRDVYTNHWAVRVPAGRRAADELAAKYGYRNLGQIGTLEDHYHFHHSRVVRRSPFSTRGNHSFIHMDPKVDWVQQQMVKRRVKRTAGSDLNVLTFNDPKWPSMWYIHCGDKSLRCRSEMNIMAAWQRGFTGKNVVVSILDDGIEKNHTDLAQNYDPLASFDINGNDHDPTPRYDPTNENKHGTRCAGEVAAVGNNSHCTVGIAHHARIGGIRMLDGDVTDLVEAKSLGVRPDYIDIYSASWGPDDDGMTVDGPGPLAKQAFELAVKKGRKGRGSIFVWASGNGGRRGDHCSCDGYTNSIYTISVSSTTESGTMPWYLEACASTLASTYSSGESYHRKIVTTDLRQRCTEGHTGTSVSAPIAAGVIALALEANPLLTWRDVQHLLVATSRPAHLKAHDWKTNAVGHKVSHLYGFGLLDAEGMVLEAQTWRTVPPQHTCMEASDRQTRHIWPDQRLSASVNTTGCAEQLDRQVAYLEHVVVRVTIAHPRRGDLQISLVSPSGTRSHLLAKRQFDNSKEGFRDWEFMTVHCWGEKAKGLWTLEITESPSRPRSPKHPGKLKEWTLILYGTSEHPYNSPSPLHPRGPESPSLEQQLEEPEEDEYDGPCHPECGEQGCYGPSADHCLNCIHFKLGRLRTGRTCVSHCPLGYFEDKAAQRCRRCTPGCERCVGRAPSECHACRRDLYLHADNNTCVTGCPLGYYADDVHRQCKKCHNNCRACRLYPERCTDCNDGYSLSGIMCVPKCASGMFFNLEEMECVPCHESCSSCNGPEREDCLQCAANFLEEEWMCVSTCSQGYYPDQTTGSLPAMCQKCEEQCLNCSGPGITCTRCREGYSLVGGACIINNSCNNADEIFCEMVKSNRLCEKKLFRQFCCKTCFVAG, encoded by the exons ATGCTTTTGCctgtaatgttattttttgtaactttcACCGTATGCGAGTCGTTCCCATCGCGGGACGTTTACACAAACCACTGGGCTGTGCGCGTGCCGGCGGGACGCAGGGCGGCGGACGAGCTTGCGGCGAAGTATGGCTACAGAAACCTGGGCCAG ATCGGAACCTTAGAGGACCATTATCATTTTCATCATAGCAGGGTCGTCAGAAGATCGCCCTTCTCCACAAGGGGTAATCACAGCTTTATCCATATGGACCCAAAG GTTGACTGGGTTCAGCAGCAGATGGTTAAGAGACGAGTGAAGAGGACTGCTGGAAGTGACCTTAATGTGCTCACCTTTAATGACCCCAAGTGGCCCAGCATGTGGTACATA CACTGTGGTGATAAGAGCCTTCGTTGTCGTTCTGAGATGAATATTATGGCAGCCTGGCAGAGGGGCTTCACAGGCAAGAATGTGGTGGTCTCCATCCTGGACGACGGCATTGAGAAGAATCACACTGACCTGGCTCAGAACTAT GATCCCCTGGCGAGCTTCGACATCAACGGGAATGACCACGACCCAACTCCACGCTATGACCCCACCAATGAAAACAA GCATGGAACTCGATGTGCCGGAGAAGTAGCAGCTGTGGGCAATAACTCCCACTGCACAGTTGGCATCGCACACCATGCTCGGATTGGAG GCATTCGAATGCTGGACGGGGACGTCACAGATCTGGTGGAGGCCAAGTCCCTGGGCGTGCGACCAGACTACATCGACATCTACAGCGCCAGCTGGGGGCCAGATGACGACGGGATGACAGTGGATGGACCCGGTCCGCTTGCCAAACAGGCCTTTGAGCTAGCAGTTAAAAAG GGTCGGAAGGGGAGGGGCTCCATTTTTGTGTGGGCTTCGGGCAATGGGGGAAGACGGGGTGACCACTGCTCCTGTGATGGTTACACCAACAGCATTTATACCATCTCTGTCAGCAGCACCACGGAAAGTGGTACCATGCCCTGGTATTTGGAGGCATGTGCCTCTACCCTGGCCTCTACCTACAGCAGTGGAGAGAGCTACCACAGGAAAATT GTGACCACTGACCTTCGACAACGCTGTACGGAAGGACACACGGGTACCTCAGTCTCTGCCCCCATTGCGGCAGGGGTCATTGCTCTGGCTCTGGAGGCCAA TCCACTGCTCACCTGGAGAGATGTCCAGCATCTTTTGGTGGCAACCTCACGGCCAGCCCACCTCAAAGCCCACGACTGGAAGACCAATGCtgttggacacaaag TCAGCCATCTGTATGGCTTTGGACTGCTGGACGCAGAGGGCATGGTCCTGGAGGCCCAGACATGGAGAACTGTTCCCCCCCAGCATACCTGCATGGAAGCCTCAGATCGTCAAACCAG GCACATCTGGCCTGACCAGCGGTTGAGTGCCAGCGTTAACACTACAGGGTGCGCGGAGCAGCTAGATCGACAGGTGGCATACCTGGAGCATGTGGTGGTGAGGGTCACCATAGCACACCCACGCAGAGGAGACCTGCAGATCAGCCTGGTGTCACCCTCGGGAACACGTTCACACCTGCTGGCCAAGCG GCAATTCGATAACTCCAAGGAGGGCTTCAGGGACTGGGAATTCATGACTGTTCACTGCTGGGGGGAGAAGGCTAAGGGCTTGTGGACCCTGGAGATAACAGAGTCTCCCTCAAGGCCACGCAGCCCAAAA CACCCAGGTAAGCTGAAGGAGTGGACTTTGATCCTATACGGGACCTCAGAGCACCCCTACAACAGCCCTTCCCCCTTGCATCCGAGGGGGCCAGAGTCCCCTAGTTTagaacagcagctggaggagccaGAGGAGGACGAATATGATG GGCCATGCCACCCAGAGTGTGGGGAGCAGGGCTGTTATGGCCCCTCCGCTGACCACTGCCTCAACTGTATCCACTTCAAATTAGGGAGGCTTCGGACAGGCAG GACATGTGTGAGCCACTGCCCCCTGGGGTACTTTGAGGACAAGGCTGCACAACGCTGCAGGCGCTGCACACCTGGCTGTGAGAGGTGTGTGGGCCGGGCACCGAGTGAGTGTCACGCCTGTCGCAGAGACCTCTATCTCCACGCTGACAACAACACCTGCGTCACCGGCTGTCCTCTGGGCTACTACGCAGACGACG tccacagGCAGTGCAAGAAGTGCCATAACAACTGCAGGGCATGTCGCCTCTACCCAGAAAGGTGCACTGACTGCAATGACGGCTACAG TCTATCAGGTATAATGTGTGTGCCAAAGTGTGCAAGTGGGATGTTCTTTAACCTGGAAGAGATggagtgtgtcccctgccaTGAGTCTTGTTCGTCCTGCAATG GACCAGAAAGAGAGGACTGTCTCCAGTGTGCTGCTAACTTCCTGGAGGAGGAGTGGATGTGCGTGTCGACCTGCAGCCAGGGTTACTACCCAGACCAAACCACAGGCTCGCTGCCAGCAATGTGCCAAAA GTGTGAGGAGCAGTGTCTAAATTGTAGTGGCCCTGGGATTACCTGCACCAGGTGCAGAGAAGGGTACAGTCTTGTTGGCGGAGCCTGCATTATCAACAACAGTTGTAACAATG CAGATGAGATCTTCTGTGAGATGGTAAAGTCCAACAGGCTATGTGAGAAAAAGCTTTTTCGACAGTTCTGCTGTAAAACGTGCTTCGTCGCAGGCTGA
- the LOC108942043 gene encoding proprotein convertase subtilisin/kexin type 6-like isoform X1, translated as MLLPVMLFFVTFTVCESFPSRDVYTNHWAVRVPAGRRAADELAAKYGYRNLGQIGTLEDHYHFHHSRVVRRSPFSTRGNHSFIHMDPKVDWVQQQMVKRRVKRTAGSDLNVLTFNDPKWPSMWYIHCGDKSLRCRSEMNIMAAWQRGFTGKNVVVSILDDGIEKNHTDLAQNYDPLASFDINGNDHDPTPRYDPTNENKHGTRCAGEVAAVGNNSHCTVGIAHHARIGGIRMLDGDVTDLVEAKSLGVRPDYIDIYSASWGPDDDGMTVDGPGPLAKQAFELAVKKGRKGRGSIFVWASGNGGRRGDHCSCDGYTNSIYTISVSSTTESGTMPWYLEACASTLASTYSSGESYHRKIVTTDLRQRCTEGHTGTSVSAPIAAGVIALALEANPLLTWRDVQHLLVATSRPAHLKAHDWKTNAVGHKVSHLYGFGLLDAEGMVLEAQTWRTVPPQHTCMEASDRQTRHIWPDQRLSASVNTTGCAEQLDRQVAYLEHVVVRVTIAHPRRGDLQISLVSPSGTRSHLLAKRQFDNSKEGFRDWEFMTVHCWGEKAKGLWTLEITESPSRPRSPKGPR; from the exons ATGCTTTTGCctgtaatgttattttttgtaactttcACCGTATGCGAGTCGTTCCCATCGCGGGACGTTTACACAAACCACTGGGCTGTGCGCGTGCCGGCGGGACGCAGGGCGGCGGACGAGCTTGCGGCGAAGTATGGCTACAGAAACCTGGGCCAG ATCGGAACCTTAGAGGACCATTATCATTTTCATCATAGCAGGGTCGTCAGAAGATCGCCCTTCTCCACAAGGGGTAATCACAGCTTTATCCATATGGACCCAAAG GTTGACTGGGTTCAGCAGCAGATGGTTAAGAGACGAGTGAAGAGGACTGCTGGAAGTGACCTTAATGTGCTCACCTTTAATGACCCCAAGTGGCCCAGCATGTGGTACATA CACTGTGGTGATAAGAGCCTTCGTTGTCGTTCTGAGATGAATATTATGGCAGCCTGGCAGAGGGGCTTCACAGGCAAGAATGTGGTGGTCTCCATCCTGGACGACGGCATTGAGAAGAATCACACTGACCTGGCTCAGAACTAT GATCCCCTGGCGAGCTTCGACATCAACGGGAATGACCACGACCCAACTCCACGCTATGACCCCACCAATGAAAACAA GCATGGAACTCGATGTGCCGGAGAAGTAGCAGCTGTGGGCAATAACTCCCACTGCACAGTTGGCATCGCACACCATGCTCGGATTGGAG GCATTCGAATGCTGGACGGGGACGTCACAGATCTGGTGGAGGCCAAGTCCCTGGGCGTGCGACCAGACTACATCGACATCTACAGCGCCAGCTGGGGGCCAGATGACGACGGGATGACAGTGGATGGACCCGGTCCGCTTGCCAAACAGGCCTTTGAGCTAGCAGTTAAAAAG GGTCGGAAGGGGAGGGGCTCCATTTTTGTGTGGGCTTCGGGCAATGGGGGAAGACGGGGTGACCACTGCTCCTGTGATGGTTACACCAACAGCATTTATACCATCTCTGTCAGCAGCACCACGGAAAGTGGTACCATGCCCTGGTATTTGGAGGCATGTGCCTCTACCCTGGCCTCTACCTACAGCAGTGGAGAGAGCTACCACAGGAAAATT GTGACCACTGACCTTCGACAACGCTGTACGGAAGGACACACGGGTACCTCAGTCTCTGCCCCCATTGCGGCAGGGGTCATTGCTCTGGCTCTGGAGGCCAA TCCACTGCTCACCTGGAGAGATGTCCAGCATCTTTTGGTGGCAACCTCACGGCCAGCCCACCTCAAAGCCCACGACTGGAAGACCAATGCtgttggacacaaag TCAGCCATCTGTATGGCTTTGGACTGCTGGACGCAGAGGGCATGGTCCTGGAGGCCCAGACATGGAGAACTGTTCCCCCCCAGCATACCTGCATGGAAGCCTCAGATCGTCAAACCAG GCACATCTGGCCTGACCAGCGGTTGAGTGCCAGCGTTAACACTACAGGGTGCGCGGAGCAGCTAGATCGACAGGTGGCATACCTGGAGCATGTGGTGGTGAGGGTCACCATAGCACACCCACGCAGAGGAGACCTGCAGATCAGCCTGGTGTCACCCTCGGGAACACGTTCACACCTGCTGGCCAAGCG GCAATTCGATAACTCCAAGGAGGGCTTCAGGGACTGGGAATTCATGACTGTTCACTGCTGGGGGGAGAAGGCTAAGGGCTTGTGGACCCTGGAGATAACAGAGTCTCCCTCAAGGCCACGCAGCCCAAAAGGGCCTCG GTAA